In one Nostoc sp. KVJ3 genomic region, the following are encoded:
- a CDS encoding 2-phosphosulfolactate phosphatase — translation MIILSFAIAPMIYNQSEFDLRCEWGLQGVAQLAPTSDVVVIVDVLSFSSCVEIATNNGAIIFPYAIRDESVIDYAKSVRAELASHRQHWTINGYSLSPKSVLQIPAGTRLVLPSPNGSFLTLHTGNIPTLAGCLRNCQAVAEFAQKYGDKIAVIPAGERWKEDGSLRPAFEDLIGAGAILSYLHGSLSPEAEVAVTTFQAFQHDLLGYLKKCSSGKELIEKGFESDVELSAAYNVSDCVPFFTDNAYVNYTPQA, via the coding sequence TTGATCATATTGTCTTTTGCGATCGCACCAATGATTTACAATCAATCAGAGTTTGATTTACGCTGTGAGTGGGGTCTACAAGGAGTTGCTCAACTTGCTCCCACCAGTGATGTAGTTGTGATAGTTGACGTTCTCTCTTTTTCTAGCTGTGTGGAAATTGCCACCAACAACGGGGCGATAATTTTTCCCTACGCAATCAGAGATGAATCTGTCATAGATTATGCCAAATCAGTGCGAGCAGAATTGGCAAGTCATAGACAACATTGGACAATAAATGGATATTCTCTCTCGCCAAAATCGGTGCTTCAGATTCCTGCTGGAACTAGATTAGTTTTACCATCACCTAATGGCTCTTTTCTGACCTTACATACTGGGAATATACCAACTTTGGCTGGTTGCTTGCGAAATTGCCAAGCTGTGGCGGAGTTTGCTCAAAAGTATGGTGATAAAATCGCTGTGATTCCTGCCGGTGAGAGGTGGAAAGAAGATGGTAGCCTACGTCCTGCATTTGAAGATTTAATTGGTGCTGGGGCAATTCTCAGTTATTTACATGGCAGTCTATCACCAGAAGCTGAAGTTGCTGTCACAACATTTCAAGCTTTCCAACACGATTTACTGGGGTACTTGAAAAAATGCAGTTCTGGTAAAGAGTTGATTGAAAAAGGTTTTGAGTCAGACGTTGAACTGTCAGCCGCTTATAACGTTAGTGATTGCGTGCCTTTCTTTACTGATAATGCTTATGTAAATTACACGCCACAGGCTTAA
- a CDS encoding type II toxin-antitoxin system HicB family antitoxin: MNIAVKTTSQTTAPKLNYDVMIENQADGTVKATLLGLPDCQGLGNTETEAIEKLSQSLQNRLESAKIVTLAIEVPQVVENPWLKIAGKYKDDSQFDQMLEYIEEYRRELDERRELR; this comes from the coding sequence ATGAATATAGCTGTAAAAACTACCTCTCAGACAACTGCACCAAAGTTAAATTATGATGTGATGATTGAAAATCAAGCAGATGGTACAGTTAAAGCAACATTGCTAGGTTTACCAGACTGTCAAGGTTTAGGAAATACAGAAACGGAAGCGATAGAAAAACTTAGTCAAAGTTTACAAAATCGTTTAGAATCTGCCAAGATAGTCACTTTAGCAATTGAAGTACCCCAAGTAGTAGAAAACCCTTGGTTAAAAATAGCTGGTAAATATAAAGATGATTCGCAATTTGATCAAATGCTCGAATATATAGAAGAATATCGGCGTGAATTAGATGAAAGAAGGGAGTTAAGGTAA
- the atpB gene encoding F0F1 ATP synthase subunit A, whose amino-acid sequence MQMLSLLNALNSFPLAELEVGHHFYWQLGNLKIHGQVFLTSWFVISILVVASIAATRNAQRIPQGIQNLMEYALEFIRDLAKNQLGEKEYRPWVPFIGTLFLFIFVSNWSGALIPWKLIKLPSGELAAPTNDINTTVALALLTSLAYFYAGFSKRGLGYFKKYIEPTPILLPIAILEDFTKPLSLSFRLFGNILADELVVAVLVLLVPLFVPLPVMALGLFTSAIQALVFATLAGAYIHEAMEGHGGEEHEEH is encoded by the coding sequence ATGCAAATGCTTAGTCTCTTAAACGCCCTTAATTCTTTTCCCCTCGCCGAATTAGAAGTAGGTCATCATTTCTACTGGCAATTGGGCAATCTTAAAATTCATGGGCAAGTTTTCCTCACCTCTTGGTTTGTGATTAGCATTTTAGTAGTGGCCTCAATAGCTGCTACTCGCAACGCACAAAGAATTCCCCAGGGCATCCAGAATTTGATGGAATACGCCCTAGAATTTATTCGTGATTTGGCCAAAAACCAACTTGGTGAGAAAGAGTACCGCCCTTGGGTGCCATTTATTGGCACATTGTTCTTGTTTATTTTCGTATCGAACTGGTCAGGGGCGTTAATTCCCTGGAAGCTTATCAAGCTACCTTCGGGTGAATTGGCTGCTCCCACCAATGACATCAATACGACTGTTGCATTGGCACTGCTAACTTCCTTGGCGTACTTTTACGCAGGTTTTAGCAAGCGGGGTTTAGGCTACTTTAAGAAATATATAGAGCCAACACCCATTTTGTTGCCGATCGCAATTCTAGAAGATTTCACCAAACCCCTCTCCCTAAGCTTCCGGCTATTTGGTAATATTTTGGCGGATGAATTGGTAGTTGCGGTATTGGTGCTGCTAGTTCCTCTATTTGTACCTCTGCCTGTAATGGCCTTGGGTTTATTTACCAGTGCCATTCAAGCCCTGGTTTTTGCCACCCTAGCCGGAGCATACATTCATGAGGCAATGGAGGGGCATGGTGGAGAAGAACATGAGGAGCATTAA
- a CDS encoding HlyD family efflux transporter periplasmic adaptor subunit — MVQNWKLEDLKSSQNLLRSPITLAILTSLLIGGASVYTVLKFQATANEKPEAPVAVQPAIKTVTALGRLEPNGEVIKLSATSSTEGSLLQKLLVKEGDRVKGGQVIAIMDSRDRLQASLVEAQKQVQVAKSNVDKVKAGAKQGEIAAKLAAVSRLQVELEGNIKTQQATIDRLEADLQGQRESLQATVNRVAAEKRNAQVDVQRYDALYKEGAISSQEADQKRLSAETSTQQVIENQANKTRTVATLEQQIKEAKANRNQTLASLQQQIKEAKATLNQTAEIRPTDIANAQAEVDSAQATVEKIRAQLDQAYVRAPEAGQILKINTRAGETVSNDGIVELGRTDQMYAVAEVYQSDINKVRSGQQVKLISDSLPGELQGTVDWMGMQVQRQNLVNSDPSSNIDARVVEVHVRLDEASSAKAAKFTNLQVKAVIEL, encoded by the coding sequence ATGGTGCAGAACTGGAAATTAGAGGATTTAAAGTCTTCCCAAAATCTTTTGCGATCGCCGATTACACTAGCAATACTGACATCTTTGCTAATAGGTGGAGCTAGTGTTTATACGGTGCTAAAGTTTCAGGCTACAGCGAATGAAAAGCCAGAAGCACCCGTAGCTGTTCAACCAGCGATCAAAACAGTCACAGCATTGGGACGTTTAGAACCAAATGGAGAAGTCATAAAACTGTCTGCAACTTCTTCCACTGAGGGAAGTCTACTTCAGAAGCTATTGGTGAAAGAAGGCGATCGCGTTAAGGGTGGACAGGTAATTGCAATTATGGATAGTCGCGATCGCTTGCAAGCAAGTTTAGTTGAAGCCCAAAAACAAGTCCAAGTTGCCAAATCCAACGTTGACAAGGTAAAAGCCGGAGCGAAACAGGGAGAAATTGCAGCAAAACTTGCTGCTGTCAGCCGTCTGCAAGTCGAACTAGAAGGAAATATCAAAACTCAGCAAGCCACAATCGATCGCCTAGAAGCGGACTTGCAAGGACAACGAGAAAGCTTACAAGCAACAGTGAATCGTGTCGCCGCCGAAAAGCGGAACGCCCAAGTAGATGTGCAACGCTATGACGCTTTATACAAAGAAGGGGCAATTTCTAGTCAAGAAGCCGATCAAAAACGCTTGAGTGCCGAAACTTCCACTCAGCAGGTAATCGAAAACCAAGCTAATAAAACAAGAACTGTCGCTACTTTAGAACAGCAAATTAAAGAAGCCAAAGCTAACCGCAACCAAACTCTCGCTAGCTTACAACAGCAAATTAAGGAAGCCAAAGCTACTTTGAATCAAACGGCTGAAATCCGTCCTACAGATATAGCCAACGCCCAAGCAGAGGTAGATAGCGCTCAAGCGACTGTAGAAAAAATTAGAGCGCAACTCGATCAAGCTTATGTCCGCGCACCCGAAGCCGGACAAATTCTGAAGATTAATACACGAGCCGGGGAAACCGTTTCTAATGACGGAATTGTAGAACTAGGTCGAACCGACCAGATGTATGCAGTTGCAGAAGTTTACCAAAGTGATATTAACAAAGTGCGATCGGGGCAACAGGTGAAGCTAATCAGCGATTCCCTACCTGGAGAATTACAGGGAACCGTCGATTGGATGGGGATGCAGGTACAGCGACAAAATCTTGTCAACAGCGATCCTTCTAGCAATATCGATGCCAGAGTAGTGGAAGTCCATGTGCGACTAGATGAGGCTTCTAGCGCCAAAGCTGCCAAGTTTACCAATCTGCAAGTAAAGGCAGTGATTGAATTGTAA
- the atpE gene encoding ATP synthase F0 subunit C — translation MDPLVQAASVLAAALAIGLAAIGPGIGQGNAAGQAVEGIARQPEAEGKIRGTLLLTLAFMESLTIYGLVIALVLLFANPFA, via the coding sequence ATGGATCCATTAGTTCAGGCTGCTTCAGTTCTCGCTGCTGCTTTAGCGATTGGTTTAGCTGCAATTGGCCCTGGTATCGGTCAAGGTAACGCTGCTGGACAAGCAGTAGAAGGTATTGCTCGTCAACCTGAAGCAGAAGGAAAAATTCGCGGTACTCTGCTATTAACCTTGGCATTCATGGAATCTTTGACTATCTATGGTCTAGTAATTGCCTTGGTATTGCTCTTTGCTAACCCCTTCGCATAA
- a CDS encoding barstar family protein, which translates to MDMYQVFYIDGKKINSKETFLSKAAEAMQFPTYFGANWDAFDECITDLTWCPAERYVILYDHADIFAQAEPTQYQIALDIFNSAKEYWQDNNITLIFLTINK; encoded by the coding sequence ATGGATATGTATCAAGTATTTTATATTGATGGTAAAAAAATTAATAGCAAAGAAACATTTTTAAGTAAAGCTGCTGAAGCAATGCAATTTCCTACATACTTTGGTGCTAATTGGGATGCCTTTGATGAATGTATCACCGATTTAACATGGTGTCCGGCTGAGAGATACGTCATATTGTATGACCATGCTGATATATTTGCTCAAGCTGAACCTACACAGTACCAAATAGCATTGGATATTTTCAATTCAGCCAAAGAATACTGGCAAGATAATAATATAACTCTGATTTTTTTAACTATAAACAAATAG
- a CDS encoding DevA family ABC transporter ATP-binding protein, whose amino-acid sequence MSPVISVKNLDHYFGHGQLRKQVLFDINLDINAGEIIIMTGPSGSGKTTLLTLSGGLRSAQSGSLQILGQELCGANTAQLTQVRRNNGYIFQAHNLHGSLTALQNVRMGLEVHNNISPAEMKIRATQMLEEVGLGERLNYYPDDLSGGQKQRVAIARALVGHPKIVLADEPTAALDSKSGRDVVNLMQKLAKEQSCTILLVTHDNRILDIADRIVYMEDGKLVNDRAVVTAS is encoded by the coding sequence ATGTCTCCCGTCATTTCTGTTAAAAATCTCGACCATTATTTTGGTCATGGTCAACTTCGCAAGCAAGTTCTCTTTGATATCAACCTAGATATTAACGCTGGTGAAATTATTATTATGACTGGGCCTTCTGGTTCTGGTAAAACTACACTTCTCACCTTATCAGGTGGCTTACGTTCTGCCCAATCTGGCAGCTTGCAAATATTGGGACAAGAACTTTGTGGTGCTAATACAGCACAACTTACCCAGGTGCGACGTAATAACGGTTATATTTTCCAAGCGCACAACTTGCACGGTAGTCTGACAGCACTCCAGAACGTCAGAATGGGCTTGGAAGTGCATAATAATATTTCACCGGCGGAAATGAAAATCCGAGCAACCCAAATGTTAGAGGAGGTAGGATTAGGAGAACGCCTCAATTATTATCCTGATGATTTATCTGGGGGACAAAAACAAAGAGTTGCGATCGCTCGTGCATTGGTCGGTCATCCTAAAATTGTCTTAGCAGATGAACCTACCGCCGCCCTTGACAGTAAATCGGGACGAGATGTGGTCAACCTGATGCAAAAACTAGCTAAAGAACAGAGTTGTACCATTCTCTTAGTTACTCATGATAACCGCATTTTAGATATTGCCGATCGCATCGTTTACATGGAAGATGGCAAGTTAGTAAATGACCGTGCTGTTGTTACAGCCAGTTAG
- the infC gene encoding translation initiation factor IF-3, giving the protein MIAIQKQLINSQIKSPHVFLIDHENNNRGLIDTNEALQLAESLELDLVVVSQGKEAPIAKILNYGKLQYQKKKRQSQSARPTVKEVRFGLNVGIADYNLRIEKAVGWLSKGDSVKFAIRLRGREHQYRDQAGELLDRIANDLSKVGKIQSLDKRSLIVQVIPA; this is encoded by the coding sequence ATTATCGCAATCCAAAAGCAACTGATTAATTCACAAATCAAGTCACCTCATGTCTTCTTGATTGACCATGAGAATAATAATCGTGGTCTGATCGACACCAATGAGGCGCTACAGTTAGCCGAGAGCTTAGAGCTTGACTTGGTTGTAGTATCCCAAGGCAAAGAAGCTCCGATCGCCAAAATTCTCAATTATGGCAAGCTTCAATATCAAAAGAAAAAACGTCAGAGCCAGAGTGCTAGACCCACGGTAAAGGAAGTTCGGTTCGGTCTAAACGTGGGTATCGCTGATTACAATTTGCGCATTGAAAAAGCAGTTGGATGGTTGAGTAAAGGCGATTCGGTGAAGTTTGCCATTCGTTTACGAGGCAGAGAACATCAATATCGCGACCAAGCTGGAGAACTGCTAGATAGAATTGCAAACGATCTTAGTAAAGTAGGTAAAATCCAGTCACTGGATAAACGCTCATTAATTGTTCAAGTCATTCCTGCCTAG
- a CDS encoding type II toxin-antitoxin system VapC family toxin, translating to MWILDTDHLSLFQNSHPLVTQRIRQQNTENLAITVITFEEKVKGWLNVINKYNNQASKYDKLIWGYKGLWDEIEYFKNMKLLEFDTKACNIYAELVKQKIRVGTQDLRIAAITLSVNGILVTRHRKDFEKVPNLRLEDWTIS from the coding sequence ATGTGGATATTAGATACAGATCATCTGTCATTATTTCAAAATAGTCATCCACTAGTCACACAACGCATAAGACAGCAGAATACTGAAAATTTAGCTATAACAGTGATTACATTCGAGGAGAAAGTTAAAGGATGGCTGAATGTTATCAATAAATATAACAATCAAGCTTCTAAATATGACAAATTAATATGGGGATACAAGGGCTTATGGGATGAAATAGAATATTTCAAAAATATGAAGTTACTTGAATTTGATACTAAAGCTTGTAATATTTATGCTGAGTTAGTTAAGCAAAAAATTCGCGTTGGTACTCAAGATTTACGCATTGCGGCAATTACGTTGTCGGTGAATGGGATTTTAGTAACCCGCCACCGGAAAGATTTTGAGAAAGTTCCTAATTTGCGTTTAGAAGATTGGACTATATCTTAA
- a CDS encoding type II toxin-antitoxin system VapC family toxin — MNNLRILDTDHLSLIQRGNPSIRKRLNTLNTFNPQDIAITIVTATEQIRGRINTINRADSSGELVLAYARLQDTLDDLNSIKVLEFSEDAGNIYAELVRQKIRVGTQDLRIAAITLSVNGILVTRNRKYFEKVPNLRLEDWTISENL; from the coding sequence GTGAATAATTTAAGAATATTAGATACGGATCACCTATCTTTGATCCAAAGGGGTAATCCATCTATTAGAAAGCGATTAAATACATTAAATACATTTAATCCTCAAGATATTGCCATAACTATTGTGACGGCTACTGAACAAATACGGGGAAGAATAAATACTATTAATAGGGCTGATTCATCAGGTGAATTGGTCTTAGCTTATGCTAGATTACAAGATACATTAGATGATTTAAATAGTATTAAAGTCCTGGAATTTAGCGAAGATGCTGGCAACATTTACGCTGAATTAGTTAGGCAGAAAATTCGCGTTGGTACTCAAGATTTACGCATTGCTGCAATTACGCTGTCAGTGAATGGGATTTTAGTTACTCGCAACCGGAAGTATTTTGAGAAAGTTCCTAATTTGCGTTTAGAAGATTGGACTATATCTGAAAATTTATAA
- a CDS encoding ATP synthase subunit I — MCSHHNLTVLVSSLVSLSDESIAPTPTTQQDAKTGSGDTESGNSMQEFYQLFQRLLVITLVLTGVIFISVWIFYSLNIALNYLIGACTGVVYLKMLARDVEQLGSEKTNLSKTRFALFMGVMIVATQWRELQILPIFLGFLTYKATLLVYMVQIAFLPDS; from the coding sequence ATGTGCAGTCATCATAATTTAACTGTACTGGTTTCAAGTCTCGTGAGCTTGTCAGACGAATCAATTGCGCCCACTCCGACAACGCAACAAGATGCTAAAACTGGTTCTGGAGATACAGAATCAGGTAACTCTATGCAAGAGTTTTATCAACTCTTCCAGCGATTGTTGGTAATCACGCTTGTCTTGACGGGGGTTATTTTTATCTCTGTGTGGATTTTTTATTCCTTAAACATTGCCCTAAATTATTTAATTGGGGCGTGTACAGGTGTGGTTTACTTAAAAATGTTGGCTAGAGACGTTGAGCAACTTGGTAGTGAGAAAACCAATTTGAGCAAAACTCGTTTTGCTCTATTTATGGGAGTCATGATCGTAGCAACTCAATGGCGTGAACTACAGATTTTGCCCATATTTTTGGGATTTCTAACTTACAAAGCCACGCTTCTCGTCTATATGGTGCAAATTGCGTTCCTTCCTGATTCTTAA
- a CDS encoding TetR/AcrR family transcriptional regulator: protein MVRIKTDEVDRDHSVDKVEQILQGAMQEFLQNGYSGTSMDRVAVAAGVSKATVYSHFQDKEGLFKVLIESLAHEKFNSLFGAEPMEGEPKIVLRQLGTKLLEQMNNDQEHSAFMRVLIGESGRFPELTQICVRAMIKPMLETLNQYFAAHPELNISDSEAVARIFLGTLVNFHVTQDVMHGRDIIPMESDRLIDALTQLITKCAD, encoded by the coding sequence ATGGTACGCATTAAAACTGACGAAGTTGATCGAGATCATTCCGTTGATAAAGTGGAGCAAATTCTGCAAGGGGCAATGCAGGAATTCTTGCAAAATGGCTATTCTGGTACAAGTATGGATCGGGTAGCAGTAGCAGCTGGTGTTTCTAAAGCGACAGTCTACAGCCACTTTCAAGATAAAGAAGGACTTTTTAAAGTCCTAATAGAGTCCTTGGCACATGAGAAATTTAACTCTCTCTTTGGTGCGGAACCTATGGAGGGAGAACCAAAAATCGTCCTGCGCCAATTAGGAACTAAATTATTAGAACAAATGAATAACGACCAGGAACACTCTGCATTTATGCGAGTGTTAATTGGGGAATCTGGTCGTTTTCCTGAATTAACTCAGATTTGTGTTCGGGCGATGATTAAACCAATGTTGGAAACGCTCAATCAATACTTTGCTGCTCACCCTGAACTGAATATTAGTGACTCAGAGGCAGTAGCGAGGATTTTTTTAGGTACATTAGTTAATTTTCATGTTACTCAAGATGTGATGCATGGGAGGGACATTATACCAATGGAAAGCGATCGCCTGATTGATGCGTTGACACAGCTAATCACTAAATGCGCCGATTGA
- a CDS encoding Imm30 family immunity protein, which translates to MNQNNLLAILRKNRLMQTQQQVTDFENALAEIADNPDEQNLSAYHLILDDQCQQPEVMFSLIHFLESFDIEEQIAAFIKVVPQLMIDAPEWTRIIHDRILNDDSACQVYQKLLHSANVSTPHFLYHLLEESIVNKLKTKESLSSITK; encoded by the coding sequence ATGAATCAAAACAATCTATTGGCAATTTTAAGAAAAAATCGCTTGATGCAAACTCAACAGCAAGTTACAGACTTTGAAAATGCTTTAGCTGAAATAGCTGATAATCCTGATGAGCAAAATTTATCTGCATATCATCTTATTTTAGATGATCAATGTCAACAGCCAGAAGTGATGTTCAGCTTAATTCATTTTCTCGAATCTTTTGATATAGAAGAACAAATTGCGGCTTTTATTAAAGTTGTACCCCAATTAATGATCGATGCACCTGAATGGACAAGAATTATTCATGACAGGATTTTAAATGATGATTCAGCTTGCCAAGTTTATCAAAAACTTTTACACTCAGCTAATGTGAGCACACCTCATTTTCTCTATCATCTCTTGGAAGAAAGTATTGTAAATAAACTAAAAACTAAAGAAAGTTTATCCAGTATAACTAAATAA
- the devC gene encoding ABC transporter permease DevC, with product MIGFIQQLRQRTPLGWLQLSHEKSRLLVALGGIAFADILMFMQLGFQNALFESNTKLPNSIQADIILISPQGRNVLNISTFTRRRLYQAMDVQGVKSAEPMYINFIDWKNPKTRQKTSVLVIGVNPEKPALNLPDVNKQIDIVKLPDTILFDRASRGDYKEAIAQIEQGKPVTTEIDRRTVTISGLFSIGASFGADGNLITSDQNFLRLFPGRQASSVSIGLVQLEPGYDSKQVKTALESHLDNDVKVLTKAEFIEFETDYWKKNTAIGFIFSLGVAMGFMVGVIIVYQVLSTDVNSHIKEYATFKAMGYNNLYLLGVVFEEAIILAILGFIPGAIAPLGLYHLTRNATNLPLYMTVARATTVLILTMIMCMISGAIATRKLQSADPADMF from the coding sequence ATGATTGGATTTATTCAACAACTGCGACAGCGAACCCCTCTAGGATGGCTGCAACTGAGTCATGAAAAAAGCCGCCTGTTGGTGGCATTGGGAGGCATTGCTTTCGCTGATATCCTCATGTTCATGCAGCTAGGGTTTCAGAATGCCTTGTTTGAAAGTAATACTAAGCTCCCTAACAGTATCCAAGCTGACATTATCCTAATTAGTCCTCAAGGACGTAACGTGTTAAATATATCCACTTTTACACGACGGCGGCTATATCAGGCAATGGATGTACAGGGGGTGAAGTCAGCAGAACCAATGTATATCAACTTTATCGATTGGAAGAATCCGAAAACACGCCAAAAGACATCTGTACTAGTTATTGGGGTCAATCCTGAAAAGCCAGCGTTAAATTTACCAGATGTCAACAAGCAGATAGATATTGTAAAGCTACCAGATACCATCCTCTTCGATCGCGCCTCTAGAGGAGATTATAAAGAAGCGATCGCCCAAATTGAACAAGGAAAACCTGTTACGACTGAAATTGATCGTCGGACAGTTACCATTAGCGGCTTATTTTCAATCGGGGCTTCCTTTGGGGCTGATGGGAACCTAATTACCAGCGACCAGAATTTCTTGCGGCTATTTCCCGGACGACAAGCAAGTAGTGTCAGTATTGGTTTGGTTCAACTCGAACCAGGCTATGATTCAAAACAGGTGAAAACAGCTTTAGAATCTCATTTAGATAATGATGTTAAAGTGTTGACCAAAGCCGAATTTATCGAATTTGAAACAGATTATTGGAAAAAAAATACAGCCATCGGGTTTATCTTCAGCCTGGGCGTAGCAATGGGGTTTATGGTAGGCGTGATTATCGTCTATCAAGTTCTTTCTACAGATGTGAATTCTCATATCAAAGAATACGCCACCTTCAAAGCAATGGGGTATAACAATCTCTACTTATTAGGCGTGGTGTTTGAAGAGGCGATCATTTTGGCAATCTTGGGCTTTATCCCCGGAGCGATCGCACCTTTAGGACTTTACCATCTAACTCGTAATGCCACCAATTTACCCCTTTATATGACCGTAGCGCGAGCCACCACAGTGCTAATACTAACCATGATTATGTGTATGATTTCTGGTGCGATCGCAACTCGGAAATTACAGTCCGCCGACCCCGCAGATATGTTTTAA
- a CDS encoding class I SAM-dependent methyltransferase, with protein sequence MSDSQTVSAAVAKLYNTYPFPPEALLDEPPPGYNWRWNWLAAHNFCTGQKPQRQDIRILDAGCGTGVGTEYLVHLNPQASVVGIDLSTGALAVAKERCQRSGATRVEFHHLSLFDVEQLPGEFDLINCVGVLHHTPDPIRGIQALAKKLAPGGLMHIFVYGELGRWEIQLMQKAIALLQGDKKGDYRDGVQVGRQIFASLPENNRIVKSEKQRWSLENHKDEHFADMYVHPQEIDYNIETLFELIDASGLEFIGFSNPSFWDLERLLGKAPELVERAKGLSARQLYRLIELLDPEVTHYEFFLGRPPLVKADWSDDKALLAAIPELNPCIEGFPSQCFFNYNYQIVNLSVEEFEFMQKCDANSTVAEILTGGQLGLDEVRKLLQQQLILLTPASF encoded by the coding sequence ATGTCCGATTCCCAAACTGTTAGTGCTGCTGTTGCCAAACTCTACAATACCTACCCCTTTCCGCCAGAAGCCCTGTTGGATGAACCACCTCCGGGCTACAACTGGCGCTGGAATTGGCTAGCCGCTCATAACTTCTGCACAGGTCAAAAACCCCAAAGGCAAGATATTCGGATTTTAGATGCAGGTTGTGGTACTGGTGTGGGTACAGAGTACTTGGTTCACCTCAATCCTCAAGCTTCTGTTGTGGGAATTGACCTCAGTACTGGCGCTTTAGCTGTAGCAAAAGAACGTTGTCAGCGTTCAGGGGCTACCCGCGTGGAATTTCATCACCTCAGCTTGTTTGATGTGGAACAGTTACCGGGTGAGTTTGATTTAATTAACTGTGTTGGCGTTTTGCATCATACCCCCGATCCTATTCGCGGTATTCAAGCCTTGGCGAAGAAGTTAGCCCCAGGCGGCTTGATGCACATTTTTGTGTATGGAGAATTGGGACGCTGGGAAATTCAACTCATGCAAAAAGCGATCGCACTTCTGCAAGGTGACAAAAAAGGCGACTACCGCGATGGTGTCCAAGTCGGACGACAAATATTTGCTTCACTACCAGAAAATAACCGAATTGTCAAATCCGAAAAACAACGCTGGTCATTAGAAAACCACAAGGATGAGCATTTTGCTGATATGTACGTTCATCCCCAGGAAATTGACTACAACATTGAGACACTGTTTGAATTAATTGATGCTTCGGGATTGGAGTTTATTGGTTTCTCGAATCCGAGTTTCTGGGATTTGGAGAGGCTTTTGGGGAAAGCACCGGAGTTAGTAGAACGGGCAAAAGGATTAAGCGCTCGCCAGCTTTATCGTCTGATAGAATTACTAGATCCAGAAGTAACTCATTACGAATTTTTCCTCGGTCGTCCTCCCTTAGTTAAAGCCGACTGGTCAGACGATAAGGCTTTATTGGCAGCCATTCCCGAACTTAATCCTTGTATTGAAGGATTTCCCAGTCAATGTTTCTTTAATTACAATTACCAAATTGTTAATTTATCTGTAGAAGAGTTTGAATTTATGCAAAAGTGTGATGCGAATTCTACAGTTGCAGAGATTTTGACAGGTGGACAACTGGGATTAGATGAAGTAAGAAAACTTCTTCAGCAGCAGTTGATTTTATTGACACCTGCTTCATTTTAG
- a CDS encoding F0F1 ATP synthase subunit B' — protein MFDFDATLPFMALQFLLLAALLNAIFYKPLTKVLDDRDNYIRTNTLEARESLAKAERLATEYEQQLADARRQSQATVEAAQLEAKKITAEKIAEAQKEAQSQREQASVEIEQQKQEAFRTLEQQVDALSRQILEKLLGPTPVR, from the coding sequence ATGTTTGATTTCGATGCTACCTTGCCCTTCATGGCATTGCAATTCCTGCTATTAGCAGCTTTGTTGAATGCAATTTTCTATAAGCCACTGACCAAGGTACTAGACGATCGCGATAATTATATCCGAACGAATACCCTTGAGGCGCGGGAGAGCTTGGCTAAAGCCGAGCGCTTGGCTACAGAATATGAACAGCAACTCGCAGACGCTCGCAGACAATCGCAAGCTACTGTAGAAGCCGCTCAACTTGAAGCTAAGAAAATTACTGCCGAGAAAATTGCTGAAGCTCAAAAAGAAGCTCAGTCTCAACGAGAACAAGCTTCTGTTGAAATAGAACAACAAAAGCAAGAAGCTTTTCGTACCTTAGAGCAACAAGTTGATGCTCTAAGCAGACAGATTCTAGAAAAACTATTGGGGCCAACTCCAGTTAGATAA